From the Osmerus eperlanus chromosome 21, fOsmEpe2.1, whole genome shotgun sequence genome, one window contains:
- the mtrf1 gene encoding peptide chain release factor 1, mitochondrial, whose amino-acid sequence MLATKFIRLCASCGRLSSSINPNTKGGMPVAMRLPGQGSTRRLSAMPSSISPRRHCHGGLDDIHQNASVQRYIRQLVDEYGDVTKKLQYTFLSDSERKELNHRQTELLPVEKASRCTVNALKELEEITSLIQSAHGAGGEEREMIPLLAEEHALTSQRIHTLKRNLIQTLVPRDPHDDSSSLLEVVSGRTTGGDICQQFTKEMFEMYQGLARYRNWEFDVLNYTPADYGGLHHASVRVAGEGVYRRLKMEGGTHRVQRIPEVGLSSRMQRIHTGTMTVIVLPQPSQLDVVIDPRDLRIDTFRSKGPGGQSVNTTDSAVRIVHLPTGVAVECQQTRSQLQNRSRAMRLLQARLYQGMLGKEAEQRHTARKLQVGSRSQSERIRTYNFSQDRVTDHRSGHQSRDIKEFMRGGEALDELISDLLQHGEKEALLELVESCSQRPSEPRPTTQEGD is encoded by the exons ATGCTTGCAACGAAATTTATTCGCTTGTGCGCCTCGTGCGGCCGCTTAAGCTCCAGTATCAACCCAAACACGAAAGGAGGGATGCCGGTTGCAATGCGATTGCCTGGTCAAGGATCCACACGTCGCCTCTCCGCTATGCCTTCCTCCATCTCACCTCGACGACACTGTCACGGTGGTTTAGATGATATACACCAGAATGCATCCGTTCAAAGATATATACGACAGCTCGTGGACGAATACGGAGATGTCACAAAGAAGTTACAGTACACGTTTTTAAGCGACTCTGAAAGGAAAGAACTAAATCACAGACAGACGGAACTGTTGCCGGTGGAAAAGGCATCCAGATGCACAGTAAATGCTTTGAAAGAGCTCGAGGAGATTACATCTCTGATTCAGA GTGCGCACGGGGCCGGAGGGGAGGAGCGGGAAATGATCCCGCTCCTGGCAGAGGAGCACGCGCTCACCTCCCAGAGAATACACACCCTCAAACGAAAC CTGATCCAGACCCTGGTGCCCCGGGACCCTCATGATGACAGCAGCTCCCTGCTGGAGGTGGTGTCAGGGCGGACCACAGGAG GAGacatctgccagcagttcactAAAGAGATGTTCGAGATGTACCAAGGCCTCGCCAGGTACCGCAACTGGGAGTTTGATGTTCTTAACTACACGCCTGCGGACTAcg GTGGGCTGCACCATGCGTCCGTGCGTGTGGCGGGGGAGGGCGTGTACCGCCGCCtgaagatggaggggggaaCTCACCGGGTGCAGAGAATCCCTGAGGTGGGCCTGTCCTCCCGGATGCAGCGCATTCACACAGGAACCATGACCGTCATCGTGCTGCCTCAGCCCAGCCAG CTGGATGTGGTCATCGACCCGAGGGATCTGCGCATCGACACGTTCCGGTCAAAGGGCCCGGGGGGTCAGAGCGTCAACACGACAGACAGCGCTGTCCGCATTGTCCACCTGCCCACAG gcgtGGCGGTGGAGTGCCAGCAGACACGCTCCCAGCTGCAGAACCGCAGCAGGGCCATGCGCCTGCTGCAGGCCCGGCTGTACCAGGGCATGCTGGGTaaggaggcagagcagaggcaCACTGCCAGGAAGCTACAG GTGGGTTCTCGCTCCCAGTCAGAGAGGATCAGAACCTACAACTTCAGCCAGGACCGTGTGACAGACCACCGGTCAGGACACCAGAGCCGCGACATCAAG GAGTTCATGCGCGGTGGGGAGGCCTTGGACGAGCTGATCTCAGACCTGCTGCAGcacggagagaaggaggccctgcTGGAGCTGGTGGAGAGCTGCAGCCAGAGGCCCTCTGAACCCAGGCCCACTACACAGGAGGGTGACTAG
- the wbp4 gene encoding WW domain-binding protein 4 isoform X2 has product MADYWKSQPKKFCQYCKCWIADNKPSVDFHERGKNHKENVELKIAEIKKRSLDKAKQEDRMSKEFAAMEEAAQKAYEEDMRRLAGDAGPQTKAPAQTKAPAQTKAPAQTKAPAQTKPPGPKNRKEKRAGKARRPEGQAQLEGQAWVEARSDDGMTYYYNTLTGESGWERPQGFQEERSASTAQPGHSEAPGVWMEALSPDGYTYYYNTQTGESSWERPAGLPAEVSGSRGEPEGQGEETGSQPGTLPVGEETGSQPGTLPGGQESSRPAGAGDSTQASIPKVSFRKKQEENEPVGGGEQEDGGGGGKEGDGEGKEAVAKDNPPVAKEDPPAKKPRKPLTPYGAWEQIQVEENPYEKVDLQLPQVEGGPASGGPPAPGRPPEAKPRFKERTITSLGAQGGPASFRKRKPENGKARSLRQRDTDD; this is encoded by the exons AT GGCTGATTATTGGAAATCCCAGCCGAAGAAATTTTGCCAGTACTGCAAATGTTGGATAGCTGACAACAAACCT AGTGTTGACTTCCACGAAAGAGGGAAGAACCACAAAGAAAATGTTGAGCTCAAAATTGCAGAG ATTAAGAAGAGGAGCCTTGACAAAGCGAAGCAGGAGGATCGCATGTCTAAAGAGTTTGCAGCCATGGAGGAGGCTGCACAGAAGGCCTACGAGGAGGACATGAGGAGGCTGGCAGGAGACGCAG GACCCCAGACCAAGGCCCCGGCCCAGACCAAGGCCCCAGCCCAGACCAAGGCCCCGGCCCAGACCAAGGCCCCAGCCCAGACTAAACCCCCAGGTCCAAAGAACAGGAAGGAGAAGCGTGCTGGGAAAGCCCGCCGTCCGGAGGGCCAG GCCCAGCTGGAGGGCCAGGCATGGGTGGAGGCCCGCTCAGACGACGGGATGACGTACTACTACAACACACTGACTGGAG AGTCAGGATGGGAGAGGCCTCAGGGATTCCAGGAAGAAAGATCTGCATCCACTGCCCAGCCAGGCCACAGTgag GCCCCAGGTGTGTGGATGGAGGCGCTGAGTCCTGACGGGTACACCTACTACTACAACACACAGACTGGAG aatccAGCTGGGAGCGTCCAGCTGGCCTCCCTGCAGAAGTTTCAGGGAGCCGTGGAGAGCcggagggccagggggaggagacgggcTCCCAGCCAGGGACCCTCCcagtgggggaggagacgggCTCCCAGCCAGGGACCCTcccaggggggcaggagagctcCAGGCCGGCAGGGGCAGGGGACTCCACACAGGCCAGCATCCCCAAGGTCAGCTTCAGG AAAAAACAAGAGGAGAATGAGCCTGTAgggggtggagagcaggaggatggtggtggtggcggtaaggagggagatggagagggtaaAGAGGCTGTGGCTAAGGACAACCCTCCTGTTGCTAAGGAGGACCCTCCTGCTAAGAAGCCCAGGAAGCCACTTACTCCCTACGGAGCCTGGGAACAGATCCAGGTGGAAGAGAACCCCTA TGAGAAGGTAGACCTGCAGCTGCCCCAGGTGGAGGGGGGCCCAGCCTCAGggggccccccagcccccggccGCCCCCCTGAGGCCAAACCCCGGTTCAAGGAGCGCACCATCACCTCCCTGGGGGCCCAGGGGGGCCCCGCCTCCTTTAGGAAGAGGAAGCCGGAGAACGGGAAAGCACGGAGCCTCCGGCAGAGAGACACGGACGACTGA
- the LOC134007927 gene encoding uncharacterized protein LOC134007927, with product MSRLLALVALVSLVLPVTISAGCTQTVAEGTDKYELFLLEETAPVTFEIEWKHNSQLVFKRKSKKINPGKPEDITEQGALVLRQLAAKHVGTYVGEVWGNEGESVKKQEIDLCVKARVPKPSVTFDCPTKDTVTISCNLKQSDVTFTWTKNKVVMKGEKTSTLVMKIKDLKRDDTFSCTVDDTYSNETSDSVKSTCEGIQARVPKPTVTFDCATKDTVTISCNLKQSDVTFTWTKNKVIMKGEKTSTLVMKIKDLKRDDTFSCTVDDTYSNETSDSVKSTCEGIQGGSEVAAGTLLGFPFWVTVSVLAGGGGFVLLLIVITVVCCYRNHCKSHEDEAEFRLAPSSAGH from the exons ATGTCTCGTCTCCTGGCTCTGGTAGCTCTGGTGTCCCTGGTCCTTCCAGTCACTATTTCAGCAG GATGTACGCAGACTGTTGCAGAGGGGACTGATAAATACGAGCTATTCCTGCTTGAGGAAACGGCTCCAGTCACGTTTGAAATAGAATGGAAACACAATTCACAACTTGTATTCAAAAGAAAATCCAAAAAAATCAATCCAGGCAAGCCGGAGGACATCACCGAACAAGGAGCTCTGGTGCTCAGACAGCTGGCAGCCAAACATGTAGGAACGTAcgtgggagaggtgtgggggaacGAGGGGGAAAGTGTGAAAAAGCAGGAGATTGATCTGTGTGTGAAAG CCAGAGTCCCCAAACCTTCTGTGACGTTTGATTGTCCCACAAAGGACACAGTCACCATCAGCTGCAACCTGAAGCAGTCAGACGTGACCTTCACATGGACAAAAAACAAAGTTGTCATGAAGGGGGAAAAGACATCGACTCTGGTAATGAAAATAAAAGATCTGAAAAGGGACGACACGTTTAGCTGCACCGTTGATGACACGTACAGCAACGAGACTAGCGACAGCGTCAAGTCTACCTGTGAAGGTATCCAAG CCAGAGTCCCCAAACCTACTGTGACGTTTGATTGTGCCACAAAGGACACAGTCACCATCAGCTGCAACCTGAAGCAGTCAGACGTGACCTTCACATGGACAAAAAACAAAGTTATCATGAAGGGGGAAAAGACATCGACTCTGGTAATGAAAATAAAAGATCTGAAAAGGGACGACACGTTTAGCTGCACCGTCGATGACACGTACAGCAACGAGACTAGCGACAGCGTCAAGTCTACCTGTGAAGGTATCCAAG GTGGCAGCGAGGTGGCAGCTGGAACTCTGCTTGGGTTTCCTTTCTGGGTGACGGTGAGCGTCCTGGCCGGCGGCGGAGGATTCGTCCTGCTGCTCATCGTCATCACTGTTGTCTGCTGCTACCGCAACCACTGCAAGAGCCATGAGGACG AGGCTGAATTCAGGCTGGCTCCCAGTTCTGCTGGCcactga
- the LOC134007802 gene encoding T-cell surface antigen CD2-like: MSRLLALVALVSLVLPVTISAGCTQTVAEGTDKYELFLLEETAPVTFEIEWKHNSQLVFKRKSKKINPGKPEDITERGALVLRQLAAKHVGTYVGEVWGNEGESVKKQEIDLCVKARVPKPTVTFDCPTKDTVTISCNLKQSDVTFTWTKNKVIMKGEKTSTLVMKIKDLKRDDTFSCTVDDTYSNETSDSVKSTCEGIQGGSEVAAGTLLGFPFWVTVSVLAVGGGFVLLLIVITVVCCYRNHCKSHEDEEAEFRLAPLTQPQPQPQPRHKDPAHKQKSPMDATRPLPSTGAPRQASAQPRAQARGRPAPPPQDEDEDCPPPLPQPRRSGPRPPYHGAVPPHH, translated from the exons ATGTCTCGTCTCCTGGCTCTGGTAGCTCTGGTGTCCCTGGTCCTTCCAGTCACTATTTCAGCAG GATGTACGCAGACTGTTGCAGAGGGGACTGATAAATACGAGCTATTCCTGCTTGAGGAAACGGCTCCAGTCACGTTTGAAATAGAATGGAAACACAATTCACAACTTGTATTCAAAAGAAAATCCAAAAAAATCAATCCAGGCAAGCCGGAGGACATCACCGAAAGAGGAGCTCTGGTGCTCAGACAGCTGGCAGCCAAACATGTAGGAACGTAcgtgggagaggtgtgggggaacGAGGGGGAAAGTGTGAAAAAGCAGGAGATTGATCTGTGTGTGAAAG CCAGAGTCCCCAAACCTACTGTGACGTTTGATTGTCCCACAAAGGACACAGTCACCATCAGCTGCAACCTGAAGCAGTCAGACGTGACCTTCACATGGACAAAAAACAAAGTTATCATGAAGGGGGAAAAGACATCGACTCTGGTAATGAAAATAAAAGATCTGAAAAGGGACGACACGTTTAGCTGCACCGTCGATGACACGTACAGCAACGAGACTAGCGACAGCGTCAAGTCTACCTGTGAAGGTATCCAAG GTGGCAGCGAGGTGGCAGCTGGAACTCTGCTTGGGTTTCCTTTCTGGGTGACGGTGAGCGTCCTGGCCGTCGGCGGAGGATTCGTCCTGCTGCTCATCGTCATCACTGTTGTCTGCTGCTACCGCAACCACTGCAAGAGCCATGAGGACG AGGAGGCTGAATTCAGGCTGGCTCCTctgacccagccccagccccagccccagccccgccaCAAGGACccagcacacaaacaaaaatcCCCCATGGACGCCACGCGGCCCCTGCCCAGTACGGGAGCACCTCGGCAGGCCTCAGCTCAACCCAGGGCCCAGGCCCGGGGGCGGCCTGCTCCGCCCCCGCAGGACGAAGACGAGGATTGCCCCCCGCCGCTGCCCCAGCCCCGGAGATCTGGCCCCCGACCACCCTACCACGGAGCAGTTCCACCCCACCActga
- the wbp4 gene encoding WW domain-binding protein 4 isoform X1, producing MADYWKSQPKKFCQYCKCWIADNKPSVDFHERGKNHKENVELKIAEIKKRSLDKAKQEDRMSKEFAAMEEAAQKAYEEDMRRLAGDAGPQTKAPAQTKAPAQTKAPAQTKAPAQTKPPGPKNRKEKRAGKARRPEGQAQLEGQAQLEGQAWVEARSDDGMTYYYNTLTGESGWERPQGFQEERSASTAQPGHSEAPGVWMEALSPDGYTYYYNTQTGESSWERPAGLPAEVSGSRGEPEGQGEETGSQPGTLPVGEETGSQPGTLPGGQESSRPAGAGDSTQASIPKVSFRKKQEENEPVGGGEQEDGGGGGKEGDGEGKEAVAKDNPPVAKEDPPAKKPRKPLTPYGAWEQIQVEENPYEKVDLQLPQVEGGPASGGPPAPGRPPEAKPRFKERTITSLGAQGGPASFRKRKPENGKARSLRQRDTDD from the exons AT GGCTGATTATTGGAAATCCCAGCCGAAGAAATTTTGCCAGTACTGCAAATGTTGGATAGCTGACAACAAACCT AGTGTTGACTTCCACGAAAGAGGGAAGAACCACAAAGAAAATGTTGAGCTCAAAATTGCAGAG ATTAAGAAGAGGAGCCTTGACAAAGCGAAGCAGGAGGATCGCATGTCTAAAGAGTTTGCAGCCATGGAGGAGGCTGCACAGAAGGCCTACGAGGAGGACATGAGGAGGCTGGCAGGAGACGCAG GACCCCAGACCAAGGCCCCGGCCCAGACCAAGGCCCCAGCCCAGACCAAGGCCCCGGCCCAGACCAAGGCCCCAGCCCAGACTAAACCCCCAGGTCCAAAGAACAGGAAGGAGAAGCGTGCTGGGAAAGCCCGCCGTCCGGAGGGCCAG GCCCAGCTGGAGGGCCAGGCCCAGCTGGAGGGCCAGGCATGGGTGGAGGCCCGCTCAGACGACGGGATGACGTACTACTACAACACACTGACTGGAG AGTCAGGATGGGAGAGGCCTCAGGGATTCCAGGAAGAAAGATCTGCATCCACTGCCCAGCCAGGCCACAGTgag GCCCCAGGTGTGTGGATGGAGGCGCTGAGTCCTGACGGGTACACCTACTACTACAACACACAGACTGGAG aatccAGCTGGGAGCGTCCAGCTGGCCTCCCTGCAGAAGTTTCAGGGAGCCGTGGAGAGCcggagggccagggggaggagacgggcTCCCAGCCAGGGACCCTCCcagtgggggaggagacgggCTCCCAGCCAGGGACCCTcccaggggggcaggagagctcCAGGCCGGCAGGGGCAGGGGACTCCACACAGGCCAGCATCCCCAAGGTCAGCTTCAGG AAAAAACAAGAGGAGAATGAGCCTGTAgggggtggagagcaggaggatggtggtggtggcggtaaggagggagatggagagggtaaAGAGGCTGTGGCTAAGGACAACCCTCCTGTTGCTAAGGAGGACCCTCCTGCTAAGAAGCCCAGGAAGCCACTTACTCCCTACGGAGCCTGGGAACAGATCCAGGTGGAAGAGAACCCCTA TGAGAAGGTAGACCTGCAGCTGCCCCAGGTGGAGGGGGGCCCAGCCTCAGggggccccccagcccccggccGCCCCCCTGAGGCCAAACCCCGGTTCAAGGAGCGCACCATCACCTCCCTGGGGGCCCAGGGGGGCCCCGCCTCCTTTAGGAAGAGGAAGCCGGAGAACGGGAAAGCACGGAGCCTCCGGCAGAGAGACACGGACGACTGA